A single window of Granulicella mallensis MP5ACTX8 DNA harbors:
- a CDS encoding S41 family peptidase — MPKSVKISLLAVSVLLVLCIFLGVNAHGVRAAVDQSQEGAYRQINVYGEVLQHVQNDYVVDPNIPAVTEGALRGLLESLDADSSYLPPADYKAYKADKGGKAQVGLNVSKRFGYATIVSVVPGSPADKANLTDGDIIEAIGNQDTRDLSLAMIQLLLEGAPGSELQISVIRPRKVDPDKIKLNRAVVSEPAVAETMYENASILSLKPMVIDHEHVQQIEAKLKAMNKAGNKKILLDLRDVSAGDMAEATRLANFFLKSGTIATLEGQTFPKQTFTADAAKSINTTAPLVILVNRGTSGPAELVAGAVADNKRGDLVGEKTFGEGAQQKTFELPDGAALILSIAKYASPSGKKFEDEAVTPGTLVASNMDDLDSDSDDASSSDTTKTPAPVKHPSAPVDDQLTKALDMLKAKQA, encoded by the coding sequence ATGCCCAAGAGCGTCAAGATTTCGCTTCTCGCTGTATCCGTTCTTCTTGTCCTGTGCATCTTTCTCGGTGTGAATGCGCATGGTGTTCGCGCCGCGGTCGACCAGTCCCAGGAGGGCGCTTACCGGCAGATCAACGTCTACGGCGAGGTGCTGCAGCACGTCCAGAACGACTACGTAGTCGACCCGAACATTCCTGCTGTCACCGAAGGCGCTTTGCGTGGCCTGCTGGAGTCGCTCGATGCGGATTCCAGCTACCTGCCCCCCGCCGATTACAAGGCCTACAAGGCCGATAAGGGCGGCAAAGCCCAGGTTGGCCTGAACGTCTCCAAGCGCTTCGGCTATGCGACCATCGTCTCGGTCGTTCCGGGAAGCCCGGCGGATAAGGCAAACCTGACGGACGGCGACATCATCGAGGCGATCGGCAACCAGGATACGCGCGATCTTTCGCTGGCAATGATTCAGCTCCTGCTCGAAGGCGCACCGGGAAGCGAACTCCAGATTTCGGTCATTCGCCCGCGCAAGGTGGACCCGGACAAGATCAAGCTCAACCGTGCCGTTGTCTCCGAGCCTGCAGTGGCCGAGACGATGTATGAGAATGCCTCGATCCTCTCGCTGAAGCCGATGGTGATCGACCATGAGCACGTGCAGCAGATTGAAGCCAAGCTGAAGGCCATGAATAAGGCCGGCAATAAGAAGATCCTGCTCGACCTGCGCGATGTCTCGGCGGGCGATATGGCTGAAGCCACGCGGCTGGCCAACTTCTTCCTGAAGTCCGGAACGATTGCCACCCTGGAAGGGCAGACGTTCCCCAAGCAGACCTTCACCGCAGATGCCGCCAAGTCGATCAATACGACCGCACCCCTGGTGATTCTGGTGAATCGCGGTACCTCGGGGCCGGCTGAGCTGGTGGCCGGAGCGGTAGCCGATAACAAACGCGGCGATCTGGTTGGAGAGAAGACCTTTGGCGAAGGCGCACAGCAGAAGACGTTTGAGCTTCCCGATGGCGCAGCGCTGATCCTCTCGATTGCTAAGTATGCTTCTCCTTCGGGCAAGAAGTTTGAGGATGAAGCGGTTACTCCGGGCACGCTAGTAGCCTCCAACATGGACGATCTGGATTCGGATTCGGACGATGCCTCCAGCTCCGACACGACCAAGACGCCTGCTCCTGTGAAACATCCTTCGGCTCCTGTCGACGATCAGCTCACGAAGGCTCTCGATATGCTGAAGGCAAAGCAGGCGTAG
- the kdsB gene encoding 3-deoxy-manno-octulosonate cytidylyltransferase, translating into MAASAPPPSGAPYGRVVGVIPARLASTRLPNKVLREIAGEPLLAWVYRAAKACPLLDEVVIAADSEEVQALCRQRGWPCVMTSPELPSGTDRLFAVSRTVEAEIYVNVQGDEPLLRPEHIADILSPFALPQVEVTTLKVLCTPENLNNPNAVKVVTAHDGRALYFSRATIPYDRDGSGHAPVWKHLGLYAYRRAALERFAALAPGALEQTERLEQLRLLENGLALYVAATAYDTVGVDTEEDLRRVAAVLTGNRAS; encoded by the coding sequence ATGGCGGCTTCCGCACCTCCTCCCTCTGGGGCGCCCTATGGCCGCGTCGTTGGCGTCATTCCGGCCCGGCTGGCCTCCACACGGTTGCCCAACAAGGTGCTGCGTGAGATTGCCGGGGAGCCTCTACTGGCCTGGGTCTATCGGGCCGCGAAGGCCTGCCCTCTTCTGGATGAAGTCGTCATTGCCGCCGATTCTGAGGAAGTCCAGGCCCTTTGCCGGCAACGCGGCTGGCCGTGCGTGATGACCTCTCCCGAGCTGCCCAGCGGTACGGACCGGCTCTTTGCCGTCTCGCGCACGGTTGAGGCGGAGATCTATGTCAACGTGCAGGGCGACGAACCGCTGCTCCGCCCCGAGCACATCGCCGACATCCTGTCTCCGTTTGCCCTGCCGCAGGTCGAGGTCACAACCCTGAAGGTGTTGTGCACCCCCGAAAACCTCAACAACCCCAATGCGGTCAAAGTCGTGACGGCCCACGATGGCCGCGCCCTCTATTTTTCACGGGCGACGATTCCCTACGACCGGGACGGCTCCGGCCATGCCCCGGTTTGGAAGCACCTTGGCCTCTACGCCTATCGCCGAGCAGCCCTGGAGCGCTTTGCCGCCCTGGCCCCGGGAGCACTGGAGCAGACAGAGCGCCTGGAACAACTGCGTTTGCTGGAAAACGGCCTCGCACTCTACGTCGCCGCCACCGCATACGACACCGTGGGTGTCGATACGGAAGAAGACTTGCGCAGAGTGGCGGCGGTTCTCACAGGAAACCGGGCCTCTTAG
- a CDS encoding pyridoxal phosphate-dependent aminotransferase has product MSPEPSKKILSDRINRIEVSATMAITAEALKMKAQGIDLADFGAGEPHFATPQHIKDAAITAIEKNFTRYTAVAGVPEVRKAIVDRHAADFGSNYTVEECVFTTGGKLALFNAIQVLVDHGDEVILPVPYWVSFKDIIQYAGGKVVYVQSSENENFRITAKMIEAAITNKTKAIILNTPSNPSGAVVSPEDLEAILRLAHSRGIYVLLDECYVYLTFTGKVVSGGSFTDCKEHIVVLGSLSKTYAMTGWRAGFALGPKTIISAMSKLQSQSTSNTASMVQQASIAALTASQDCVATMRADYITLRDRILEGFKTIPGLTCTVPEGAFYVYPNIKAFLGRGEVKTASDLAAKLLSEAHVVVVPGEAFGTDEHIRLSYAVSADVIDKGVQRIREYLSKL; this is encoded by the coding sequence ATGAGTCCCGAACCAAGCAAGAAGATCCTGTCCGACCGCATCAACCGTATTGAAGTCTCGGCCACGATGGCCATTACCGCCGAGGCCCTGAAGATGAAGGCGCAGGGAATCGACCTGGCCGACTTTGGCGCGGGTGAACCCCACTTCGCTACTCCGCAGCACATCAAAGACGCTGCCATTACCGCCATTGAGAAGAACTTTACGCGCTATACCGCCGTTGCGGGCGTTCCGGAGGTCCGCAAGGCCATCGTCGACCGCCATGCCGCGGACTTCGGCTCCAACTACACGGTAGAGGAGTGCGTCTTCACCACGGGCGGCAAGCTCGCCCTGTTCAATGCGATCCAGGTCCTGGTCGACCACGGCGATGAGGTCATCCTGCCAGTTCCGTACTGGGTCAGCTTCAAGGACATCATCCAGTACGCGGGCGGCAAGGTCGTCTACGTGCAAAGCTCGGAGAACGAGAACTTCCGCATCACCGCGAAGATGATCGAAGCGGCGATTACGAACAAGACAAAGGCGATCATTCTGAATACGCCGTCGAATCCCTCCGGTGCGGTGGTCAGCCCCGAGGACCTCGAAGCGATCTTGCGGCTGGCGCACTCGCGCGGCATCTATGTGCTGCTCGACGAGTGCTATGTCTATCTGACGTTCACCGGCAAGGTGGTCAGCGGCGGCTCGTTTACGGACTGCAAGGAGCACATCGTTGTGCTCGGCTCGCTTTCGAAGACCTACGCGATGACCGGCTGGCGTGCAGGATTTGCGCTGGGTCCGAAGACGATCATCTCGGCGATGAGTAAGCTGCAGTCGCAGAGCACGTCGAACACCGCGAGCATGGTGCAGCAGGCCTCCATCGCGGCGCTGACGGCCTCGCAGGACTGCGTAGCCACGATGCGTGCCGACTACATTACCCTCCGCGACCGGATACTCGAAGGCTTCAAGACGATTCCGGGCCTCACCTGCACGGTTCCCGAGGGTGCTTTCTATGTGTATCCGAACATCAAGGCTTTCCTCGGCAGGGGAGAGGTCAAGACGGCCTCTGACCTGGCAGCGAAGCTTTTGAGTGAAGCCCATGTCGTGGTCGTTCCTGGTGAGGCCTTCGGCACGGACGAACATATCCGGCTTTCCTATGCTGTTTCGGCTGATGTAATCGATAAAGGAGTTCAGCGGATTCGGGAATACCTTTCGAAACTCTAA
- a CDS encoding phosphoglucomutase/phosphomannomutase family protein — protein sequence MNDLKTVVKFGTDGWRGIIADDFTYENVRVAARAIALYVLEHEDSKAGVCIGYDTRFGSRSFARVVAETLAAAGVPVFLANKITPTPELSFAVRERKAAGGVMITSSHNPAEWNGVKYKATYGGSGKPSIISSIESYLLKPVPQAATPAKIEEVDFAPDYIAALESFVDLKAIKASGYRFLIDTMYGAGRGYVAGIFERAGIPYVEFRSELNPTFLGINPEPILPHIAATQKAVVAEKCAAGLITDGDADRIGAVDEHGNVVDAHKIFSVLLQWLLERKQWPGDVTRAFNTTKMLDRIAAKYGRTLHEHGIGFKYVVDLMLEKDIMIGGEESGGVGISKHLPERDGLLNSLLLANVMADEKKTLGELVAALQQEYGEHQYGRVDMHIDEELKQSAIRRAKAGVAEVAGLKVLRIETLDGIKFFLDNPACADKPKAAETWVLFRASGTEPLLRVYCESCSQESVQQVLKAAQAFVLQGDSK from the coding sequence ATGAATGATTTGAAGACAGTTGTGAAGTTCGGGACCGACGGCTGGCGCGGCATTATCGCTGACGACTTTACGTATGAGAACGTTCGTGTGGCTGCGCGGGCGATTGCGCTCTACGTGCTGGAGCACGAAGACTCCAAGGCTGGTGTCTGCATAGGCTATGACACACGCTTTGGCTCGCGCTCGTTTGCGCGCGTCGTCGCCGAGACGCTGGCTGCCGCAGGCGTGCCGGTATTTCTCGCGAACAAGATCACTCCAACACCGGAGCTCTCGTTTGCCGTGCGGGAGCGCAAGGCTGCGGGTGGCGTCATGATTACTTCGAGCCACAACCCCGCCGAGTGGAACGGTGTGAAGTACAAGGCCACTTATGGGGGCTCGGGCAAGCCTTCTATCATCAGCTCGATTGAGAGCTATCTGCTGAAGCCTGTCCCGCAGGCCGCGACGCCCGCGAAGATTGAAGAGGTGGACTTTGCGCCGGACTACATTGCAGCGCTGGAGTCTTTTGTCGATCTCAAGGCGATCAAGGCTTCGGGCTATCGTTTCCTGATCGACACCATGTATGGCGCGGGCCGCGGATATGTTGCCGGCATCTTTGAGCGTGCGGGGATTCCATATGTCGAATTCCGGAGTGAGCTGAACCCCACATTTCTCGGGATCAATCCTGAGCCGATTCTGCCGCACATTGCGGCAACGCAGAAGGCAGTTGTCGCTGAGAAGTGTGCCGCCGGCCTGATCACCGATGGCGATGCCGACCGTATCGGCGCTGTCGATGAGCATGGCAACGTCGTTGATGCACACAAGATATTCTCTGTCCTGCTGCAGTGGCTGTTGGAGCGCAAGCAGTGGCCCGGCGATGTAACACGTGCCTTCAACACAACGAAGATGCTCGACCGCATCGCGGCGAAGTATGGCCGCACGCTGCACGAGCACGGTATTGGCTTCAAGTATGTCGTCGACCTGATGCTCGAAAAGGACATTATGATTGGCGGCGAAGAGTCCGGCGGTGTCGGTATCTCGAAGCATCTGCCGGAGCGCGACGGCCTGCTGAACAGCCTGCTGCTGGCCAATGTGATGGCCGACGAGAAGAAGACCCTCGGGGAACTCGTTGCGGCATTGCAGCAGGAGTACGGCGAGCATCAGTATGGCCGCGTGGACATGCATATCGACGAGGAGTTGAAGCAGTCTGCGATTCGCCGGGCGAAAGCAGGCGTTGCAGAGGTTGCGGGGCTGAAGGTGCTGCGCATCGAGACGCTTGACGGCATCAAGTTCTTCCTCGACAACCCAGCCTGTGCGGACAAGCCGAAGGCGGCGGAGACCTGGGTTCTGTTCCGTGCGAGTGGAACGGAGCCTCTGCTGCGCGTTTACTGCGAAAGCTGCAGCCAGGAGAGTGTGCAGCAGGTGTTAAAGGCTGCGCAGGCGTTTGTGCTGCAGGGAGACTCGAAGTGA
- a CDS encoding HAD-IA family hydrolase produces MSHQVSTEAAALLFDNDGVIVSSIASVNRCWKIWAAHYGVPNADKVEIAHGTRAVEIMKNLAPDVDPVEGLKLIEDMEIADVADVEVLPGVRVLLTSLPANRWAIVSSATHRLLVARLQAAKLPEPEWIVSADRVVNGKPHPEPYLLGAKLIQVAPEDCIVVEDAPSGVSAGKAAGCRVLGVLGTHNADELRAAGVDWVVASLEHVRAESVAGGLKVTFDTV; encoded by the coding sequence GTGAGTCATCAGGTTTCTACCGAGGCTGCAGCGCTGCTCTTCGACAACGACGGTGTTATTGTCAGCTCCATCGCCAGCGTAAATCGTTGCTGGAAGATTTGGGCCGCGCACTATGGCGTTCCCAATGCCGACAAGGTTGAGATTGCCCACGGTACTCGTGCGGTTGAGATCATGAAGAATCTGGCGCCCGATGTCGATCCCGTCGAGGGTTTGAAGCTGATCGAAGACATGGAGATCGCGGACGTGGCGGATGTGGAAGTTCTGCCGGGCGTTCGAGTTTTGCTGACCAGTCTTCCTGCGAATCGCTGGGCGATTGTGTCGTCGGCGACGCATCGGCTGCTGGTCGCAAGGCTTCAGGCGGCGAAGCTGCCCGAGCCGGAGTGGATCGTCAGCGCGGACCGGGTCGTGAATGGCAAGCCGCATCCTGAGCCGTATCTGCTGGGCGCGAAGCTGATCCAGGTTGCTCCGGAAGATTGCATCGTCGTAGAAGATGCACCGAGCGGAGTGAGTGCGGGCAAGGCGGCGGGTTGCCGTGTGCTCGGGGTGCTGGGTACGCACAACGCAGATGAACTGCGGGCTGCGGGTGTGGATTGGGTTGTCGCCTCGCTGGAGCATGTGCGGGCAGAGTCTGTGGCCGGTGGCCTGAAGGTTACCTTCGATACGGTTTAG
- a CDS encoding TonB-dependent receptor encodes MKLNFSKTVGASMLLCLAMYFPGASSAQSTNSGDIRGTVTDASGALLPGVKVEVLNVDTGVSKDYVTDKEGLFDTSSIVTGNYTVTFAKDGFGRVVRGPVTLQVGTTTVNAQLKVGSTTQQVVVNANDVPLLETESSEQSTTLDAKSMSQLPNVGTDWETFAILLPGAQGNTQGTSLANGWQGSNDPQQFVAANGNLPYSAILADGSMTTLPSSGNADVSIFETVSELQVITSGFSAQYGIGGIIFNQISKGGTGRFHGSAYEYFQNDALNAANYGFGTPVPVTPIRYNNFGGSIGGPILKKKMFFYFDFDKTNNNTAYSGFITVPTLAMRNGDFTGLPTIYDPTSQVITQTANGPIVTRKSFAQEGYGNKIPANLMDPVSKALNAYFPLPNATPSSFSQGVPNSNFYYFAPVTLPYTKYFGRLDYDITPNNRLTMTDTQRDNPTTNDGIGLAYCPMDCVKGDVDSNAAQVSDVWNINPTTINEARMGFTSELNYYIPESLNQGIPQKIGWQFAKADIFPNLNFSGSCCFGLNSGFQVFQKEFVYDPSDVVTMIRGKHILHFGGEFMMWQANQVNGSQFNGGSLTFNGAYTQSTVGDATTGLTYADFLLGQVNSWNASVQPEYGARLKTPQLFIQDDIKLRPNFTLNLGLRYQIQHGWNEVKNNIAAFDPTVLNPATNTDGAIWYASTHANGRTSLQSDVFTTVMPRVGFNWSPDPTMTIRGGFGIFSYNWSTNTYGAGLGNAVITQGNVTDQTNGITPVVVFDSKGSNLPFIGSTTDPTALNGQGVTYNQYHTPVPQIYQWNVAVQHTLGPNMVIEAAYVASHGFNLSFPVDINQVPENLLGPNDSPNSRPYPVYQSISGSTNNAVSNYNSLQTSITRRLTSGLSFNFNYVWSHFLDDQDSSAEGGIAGTQIYQNSYKPSANYGSSNFDVRNSLKGNIVYQLPVGKNKLFLNNNRFVDETLGGWQISSTMIFNTGNPYTPSIGGNNNSYSQAGSWYPNLIGNPRPQHRTIENWYNPAAFGLPANGTFGNMRRNSLVGPGLSVVNLSLGKTFTLHNEIQLQIRADSTNAFNHPSFGPPNQTLIPDSSPNAQGITTFSGTGTSISQVTVGGRTMQLNARLSF; translated from the coding sequence ATGAAGCTGAATTTCTCCAAGACCGTCGGCGCAAGCATGCTTCTTTGTCTAGCGATGTACTTTCCTGGAGCCTCCTCCGCTCAGAGCACGAACTCCGGCGATATCCGTGGCACCGTTACCGATGCCTCCGGCGCACTCCTGCCCGGCGTAAAGGTTGAGGTGCTCAACGTCGATACCGGCGTATCGAAAGACTACGTCACCGACAAGGAAGGACTCTTCGATACCTCGTCGATCGTGACAGGAAACTATACGGTCACCTTTGCAAAGGACGGTTTCGGACGCGTCGTCCGCGGGCCCGTGACCTTGCAGGTAGGGACCACGACGGTCAACGCACAGCTCAAGGTGGGATCGACGACACAGCAGGTCGTAGTCAACGCCAACGACGTGCCTTTGCTTGAAACAGAGAGCAGTGAGCAGTCGACCACGCTCGATGCGAAATCTATGTCGCAACTACCCAATGTTGGCACGGACTGGGAGACCTTTGCGATTCTGTTGCCAGGCGCGCAGGGGAATACCCAGGGCACATCTCTGGCGAACGGCTGGCAGGGTAGCAACGATCCGCAGCAATTCGTTGCAGCGAATGGCAATCTTCCTTACAGTGCCATTCTTGCCGACGGATCGATGACGACGTTACCCTCCAGCGGTAATGCCGACGTCTCTATCTTCGAGACCGTCTCGGAACTTCAAGTGATTACCTCCGGCTTTTCCGCGCAATACGGAATCGGCGGCATCATCTTCAACCAGATCAGCAAGGGCGGCACTGGCCGGTTCCACGGATCGGCCTATGAGTATTTTCAGAACGATGCCCTGAACGCCGCGAACTATGGATTCGGAACCCCGGTTCCAGTGACGCCCATCCGCTACAACAACTTCGGTGGATCGATCGGCGGCCCCATCCTCAAGAAGAAAATGTTCTTCTACTTCGACTTCGATAAGACCAACAACAACACCGCTTATTCCGGATTTATAACAGTGCCGACACTGGCCATGCGCAATGGCGATTTTACCGGGCTGCCGACGATCTACGATCCAACCTCGCAGGTCATCACACAGACCGCGAATGGACCCATCGTCACCCGTAAATCCTTCGCCCAGGAAGGATACGGCAACAAGATTCCCGCGAACCTGATGGACCCGGTGTCTAAGGCACTGAATGCATACTTCCCTTTGCCAAACGCCACGCCATCCAGCTTCTCCCAGGGAGTGCCGAACTCGAACTTCTATTACTTCGCTCCGGTCACCCTGCCCTATACAAAGTACTTCGGACGCCTCGATTACGACATTACCCCGAACAATCGGCTCACCATGACCGATACCCAACGAGATAACCCCACCACGAACGACGGGATTGGACTCGCCTATTGCCCCATGGATTGCGTAAAAGGCGACGTCGACAGCAATGCCGCGCAAGTCTCCGATGTGTGGAATATCAACCCTACAACAATCAACGAAGCACGCATGGGGTTTACGTCGGAGTTGAACTACTACATTCCTGAGTCACTGAATCAGGGCATTCCGCAGAAGATCGGCTGGCAGTTCGCCAAGGCCGACATCTTCCCGAATCTGAACTTCTCAGGCAGTTGTTGCTTCGGGCTGAACTCAGGATTCCAGGTCTTCCAGAAAGAATTCGTCTACGATCCGTCGGATGTCGTGACGATGATTCGCGGAAAACACATCCTGCACTTCGGTGGCGAGTTCATGATGTGGCAGGCGAACCAGGTAAATGGCAGCCAATTTAATGGCGGTAGCCTCACGTTCAACGGTGCTTACACTCAATCAACAGTCGGGGACGCCACAACGGGCCTGACCTATGCGGACTTTCTGCTCGGGCAGGTGAACTCCTGGAATGCGAGCGTGCAGCCTGAATATGGAGCCCGCCTTAAAACACCCCAGTTGTTTATCCAGGACGATATCAAACTGCGCCCTAACTTCACCCTGAACCTCGGCCTTCGCTATCAGATCCAGCATGGCTGGAATGAGGTGAAGAACAACATTGCCGCCTTCGATCCGACAGTGCTCAATCCGGCAACCAACACTGACGGAGCCATCTGGTATGCCTCTACGCACGCGAACGGGCGCACATCGCTGCAGTCCGATGTCTTCACCACGGTGATGCCTCGTGTCGGCTTCAACTGGTCTCCTGACCCGACGATGACCATTCGCGGCGGTTTCGGCATCTTTTCTTATAACTGGAGCACAAACACCTACGGAGCCGGTCTCGGAAACGCCGTCATCACGCAAGGAAATGTGACCGACCAGACCAACGGCATCACGCCTGTCGTGGTGTTCGATTCGAAGGGATCGAACCTTCCCTTCATCGGCTCCACAACCGATCCCACTGCGCTCAATGGGCAGGGTGTGACGTACAACCAGTACCACACGCCCGTTCCCCAGATTTATCAATGGAACGTTGCAGTCCAGCACACCCTCGGACCAAACATGGTGATTGAGGCCGCCTATGTTGCCAGCCACGGATTCAACCTGAGCTTCCCGGTGGATATCAATCAGGTTCCCGAAAATCTACTGGGCCCGAACGATAGTCCGAACTCCCGCCCCTATCCTGTCTATCAAAGCATCTCGGGCAGTACGAACAATGCTGTTTCCAACTACAACTCCCTGCAGACTTCCATCACTCGGCGCCTGACCTCGGGGCTGAGCTTTAACTTCAACTATGTCTGGTCCCACTTCCTCGACGATCAGGACTCTTCCGCGGAAGGTGGAATCGCAGGAACCCAGATCTACCAGAACTCTTATAAGCCTTCCGCAAACTACGGATCGTCGAACTTCGACGTTCGTAACTCGCTGAAGGGCAATATTGTGTATCAACTTCCTGTCGGCAAGAACAAGCTATTCCTCAACAATAACCGTTTTGTAGATGAAACCCTGGGTGGATGGCAGATCTCTTCGACGATGATCTTTAACACGGGAAACCCGTATACGCCCTCTATTGGCGGCAATAATAACTCCTACTCGCAGGCAGGGAGCTGGTATCCGAACTTGATAGGCAATCCCAGGCCGCAGCATCGCACCATTGAAAACTGGTACAACCCAGCCGCGTTCGGCCTGCCCGCCAACGGCACCTTTGGCAACATGAGGAGAAACAGCCTGGTAGGGCCAGGGCTGAGTGTAGTGAATCTCTCGTTAGGAAAGACCTTCACGCTGCACAACGAGATCCAACTCCAGATTCGCGCTGACAGCACGAATGCCTTCAATCACCCGAGCTTCGGGCCGCCCAACCAGACACTCATCCCCGACAGTTCGCCAAACGCTCAAGGCATCACGACCTTCTCCGGAACAGGCACCAGCATCTCTCAAGTTACGGTCGGTGGCCGCACGATGCAGTTGAACGCGCGGCTATCTTTCTAA
- a CDS encoding mannose-1-phosphate guanylyltransferase — translation MPPETTKSKPAFAAVILAGGSGTRFWPRSRRARAKQVLPLDGERTMIQQTVARLEDMMPDHDVWVITNNLLSDLITTQLPEVSQTRILREPEGRNTAPACGLAAFLLEREAPETIIGIFPSDHTIGNVARYHMILRAGIKLAASGPNMVVLGVPPTRAETGYGYIELGAAVTPTTVGGEAIPVRRVRRFTEKPDAAHARTFLRSGNYVWNSGMFLWSARTLADAIREHAPAMAPLLEKIAAAFGTPEFDQVFAELYPQCESISIDYAVLEPRSAKGEAASELYCLPADFAWNDLGSWAALHEFVSESKEPRNCNVIEAGHDVQIGSSGCYVYSPGKAVALVGVKDLVVVETGDALLITTRDGSQDVGRVVAELKKAGRHDLI, via the coding sequence ATGCCTCCTGAAACAACGAAGTCTAAACCAGCATTTGCAGCGGTTATTCTTGCCGGCGGAAGCGGAACACGCTTTTGGCCACGCAGCCGCCGGGCCCGCGCCAAACAGGTACTTCCGCTGGATGGCGAGCGGACGATGATCCAGCAGACCGTCGCCCGCCTGGAAGACATGATGCCCGACCACGACGTCTGGGTGATCACGAACAATCTGCTCTCCGATCTCATCACCACGCAGTTGCCGGAGGTCTCCCAGACCCGCATCTTGCGGGAGCCTGAGGGCCGCAATACAGCTCCGGCCTGTGGCCTGGCGGCGTTCCTGCTGGAACGCGAAGCGCCTGAGACGATCATCGGAATCTTTCCCTCGGACCATACGATCGGCAACGTCGCACGTTATCACATGATTCTTCGCGCCGGCATCAAGCTCGCTGCCAGCGGACCGAATATGGTCGTTCTGGGCGTGCCGCCGACGCGTGCGGAGACTGGGTACGGCTATATCGAGCTCGGAGCGGCCGTAACGCCAACGACGGTCGGCGGCGAAGCGATTCCAGTACGCCGGGTTCGCCGCTTTACGGAGAAGCCCGATGCCGCGCACGCCAGGACCTTTCTGCGCTCCGGCAACTACGTCTGGAACAGCGGTATGTTCCTGTGGAGCGCGCGCACCCTGGCGGATGCGATCCGCGAACATGCTCCTGCCATGGCGCCGCTGTTAGAGAAGATTGCCGCGGCGTTTGGAACACCGGAGTTCGATCAGGTCTTTGCCGAGCTTTATCCGCAGTGCGAGTCCATCTCGATCGATTACGCGGTTCTTGAGCCGCGTTCCGCAAAAGGGGAGGCCGCGTCCGAGCTGTACTGTCTGCCGGCAGACTTTGCGTGGAACGATCTTGGTTCCTGGGCGGCGCTGCACGAGTTCGTCTCCGAGAGCAAAGAGCCTCGGAACTGCAACGTAATCGAAGCGGGACATGACGTGCAGATCGGCTCTTCGGGCTGCTATGTCTACTCTCCGGGGAAGGCTGTAGCCCTGGTGGGGGTCAAGGATCTGGTCGTTGTTGAGACCGGAGACGCGCTGCTCATCACCACGCGCGACGGCTCGCAGGATGTAGGCCGTGTGGTTGCGGAGCTGAAAAAAGCCGGACGCCACGATCTGATTTAG